One Pullulanibacillus sp. KACC 23026 DNA segment encodes these proteins:
- a CDS encoding glycosyltransferase, whose protein sequence is MEPKISIIVPVYKSEACLETCVQSILKQSFSDFELILVNDGSPDSCGEMCEELSKKDKRIKVIHKKNGGAASARNAGLKRALGKYIAFVDSDDFIHYRMYECLYKVINENASDIAMCDFIKVSSNKKPACKIKVNGEVKLEHYSNLEALEQLYSNTSNLRLVIPVNKLYKKHLFKGLEFKEGRICEDEFIIHEILYASQKVSYINETFYFYLQRPNSVMNAPYSVKRLDKVHALKERVDFFQSIKQPRLANLALRGYIDSFFWNYFLAKTNLSNCDKELRELKRQFSQFRYYFIRNPLLSWKHKLAIFIFMFNSNWYKKIFLFENNV, encoded by the coding sequence TTGGAGCCAAAAATAAGCATAATTGTCCCTGTATATAAGTCGGAGGCCTGTTTAGAGACTTGTGTTCAATCCATTTTGAAACAAAGCTTTTCAGATTTTGAGTTAATCTTAGTAAATGATGGATCCCCGGATTCTTGCGGAGAGATGTGTGAAGAACTCTCAAAAAAAGATAAAAGAATAAAAGTCATTCACAAAAAGAATGGCGGTGCAGCCTCTGCTAGAAATGCAGGTCTTAAGCGAGCATTGGGTAAGTACATTGCTTTTGTCGACAGTGATGATTTTATCCATTATAGGATGTATGAATGTCTTTATAAGGTCATCAATGAGAACGCCTCTGATATTGCGATGTGCGATTTTATCAAGGTGAGTAGCAATAAGAAACCCGCTTGTAAAATCAAAGTGAACGGCGAAGTTAAACTTGAGCATTACAGTAATCTTGAAGCATTGGAACAGTTATACAGTAATACATCCAATCTAAGATTGGTTATTCCGGTAAATAAATTATATAAGAAGCACCTTTTTAAAGGTTTAGAGTTTAAAGAAGGAAGGATATGCGAAGATGAGTTCATAATTCATGAAATCTTATATGCATCCCAAAAAGTTTCTTATATTAATGAAACTTTTTATTTTTACCTTCAAAGGCCAAATAGTGTAATGAACGCTCCTTATTCTGTAAAACGTTTAGATAAAGTTCATGCCCTTAAAGAACGCGTTGATTTCTTTCAATCAATCAAACAACCCCGATTAGCCAACTTAGCACTTAGAGGTTATATCGATTCTTTTTTTTGGAATTATTTTTTAGCTAAAACGAACCTATCAAATTGTGATAAGGAATTGAGAGAATTAAAAAGACAGTTTAGTCAGTTTCGTTATTACTTTATTAGGAATCCATTATTAAGCTGGAAACATAAGCTTGCCATTTTTATCTTTATGTTTAACTCTAATTGGTATAAAAAGATCTTTCTATTTGAA
- a CDS encoding glycosyltransferase, with product MREQQETPLVSIIVPVYNVEGYLEKCLNSVLEQTLKNIEIIIVNDGSTDRSGEICNQYAKKDSRIKVFHKEYGGVSSARNAGIHKAQGEFIGFVDSDDWVYPDMFEVLYKNARGSAADIVICNLLREINGEVIYVENKHPNREMTNLEAMRELFKGHLYRFALWNKLYRRSCFSNIEFPEGRIHEDLSTTYKLFSKAEKIVYLNYTGYIYVKRENSILNQTYNEKRLDAFLGWEEILMYMKKNYPTIFKEVVACFGYWSTDNVFYILNQMKNRTSKKEYLTRIQLFVRKNYLDLMGNKILPWKYKLLLSFYCLDIKWLLLLRNKETS from the coding sequence ATGAGGGAGCAGCAAGAAACTCCTTTGGTCAGCATTATTGTACCTGTCTACAATGTTGAAGGCTATTTAGAGAAATGTCTAAATAGCGTTTTGGAACAAACTCTAAAAAACATTGAGATCATCATTGTCAATGATGGGTCAACCGACAGAAGCGGCGAGATTTGCAATCAATATGCCAAGAAAGATTCCCGTATTAAGGTTTTTCACAAAGAATATGGTGGGGTAAGCTCAGCGCGAAATGCAGGAATTCACAAAGCTCAGGGAGAGTTTATAGGGTTTGTTGACAGTGATGATTGGGTATACCCTGACATGTTTGAGGTGTTGTATAAGAACGCAAGAGGTTCAGCGGCAGATATTGTGATTTGTAATTTATTGAGAGAAATCAACGGGGAAGTTATTTATGTTGAAAATAAACACCCTAATAGAGAAATGACTAATTTAGAAGCTATGAGAGAATTATTTAAAGGGCATTTGTATCGATTTGCATTGTGGAATAAATTGTATAGAAGAAGTTGTTTTTCTAATATCGAATTTCCAGAAGGGCGAATCCACGAAGACCTATCGACAACTTATAAACTATTCTCTAAAGCTGAAAAAATAGTTTATCTAAATTACACGGGTTATATCTATGTTAAGAGAGAAAATAGCATTTTAAATCAGACGTACAATGAAAAAAGATTAGATGCGTTTTTAGGCTGGGAAGAGATTTTAATGTATATGAAAAAGAATTACCCTACTATTTTTAAAGAAGTGGTAGCTTGTTTCGGCTATTGGAGTACAGATAATGTGTTTTATATCTTAAATCAGATGAAAAATAGAACAAGTAAAAAAGAATACTTAACAAGGATACAATTGTTTGTCAGAAAGAACTATTTAGATTTAATGGGCAATAAGATCCTGCCTTGGAAATACAAATTGCTATTATCCTTTTATTGTTTAGATATAAAGTGGCTTCTTTTATTAAGAAATAAAGAAACATCGTGA
- a CDS encoding adenylyltransferase/cytidyltransferase family protein, protein MKPFKVGYTTGVFDMFHVGHLNILQRAKNLCDFLIVGVSTDELVMTYKNKLPVIPYLERREIIESIKYVDQVVAQENRDKFSAWEAYKFDAMFVGDDWRGNELFNEVEVKLNGVGTTVVYLPYTQGVSSSLLREKVRL, encoded by the coding sequence ATGAAACCATTTAAGGTAGGTTATACAACAGGTGTTTTTGACATGTTCCATGTGGGCCATCTGAATATCCTTCAGCGTGCAAAGAACCTGTGTGACTTTCTCATAGTTGGTGTCAGTACGGATGAATTAGTGATGACTTATAAAAACAAGCTCCCGGTTATTCCTTACCTAGAAAGAAGAGAAATTATCGAATCGATTAAATATGTTGATCAAGTGGTCGCTCAAGAAAACCGAGATAAATTTTCAGCCTGGGAGGCTTACAAGTTTGATGCGATGTTTGTCGGAGATGATTGGAGAGGTAATGAACTCTTTAATGAGGTAGAAGTAAAGCTGAACGGAGTAGGGACAACGGTTGTTTATTTACCCTATACCCAAGGGGTTTCGTCGTCATTACTCAGAGAAAAGGTGAGGTTATAG
- a CDS encoding CDP-glycerol glycerophosphotransferase family protein: MSQWVLNFKGLCIFVLTFLLRILPIKSNKIIFFSYYGSQYGGNPKYLSEYILKNVSKDSFEIVWSFVHPNEKRAFSDYRLVRWLSLRFFYELSTSKVIVTDYRTLPIIRKRKNQYYIQTWHSSLRLKQIEKDAIDHLTTHYVKMAKKDSSKCDLLLSGCQESTTIFRRSFWYQGPIFEKGTPRNDVFFQKDIKKSEWIKAKLQIPKSHRVVTYAPTFRTNGGLDLYRLDFNAIRKKLEAEYGGDWTFLVRLHPHLLSQSQAFFMGQKVLDVTHYDDPQDILYVTDLLITDYSSLMFDFALTKRPCFLYLPDLETYMRNERELYFSIDELPFLKAFSQEELMEQIGQFKRVAYLKRINQFLEKVGSYETGHASEALVLHIQNICFGERATRSSS, from the coding sequence ATGAGTCAATGGGTGCTGAACTTTAAAGGTCTATGTATATTCGTTCTTACATTCCTTCTAAGAATCTTGCCAATTAAGTCTAATAAAATTATTTTTTTTAGTTATTATGGAAGTCAATATGGCGGAAATCCAAAGTACCTATCGGAGTATATCCTCAAAAATGTATCTAAAGATTCCTTTGAAATTGTTTGGTCCTTTGTTCATCCCAATGAGAAAAGAGCGTTCTCAGATTACCGTCTTGTAAGATGGTTATCCTTACGCTTCTTTTATGAACTTAGTACATCTAAAGTAATTGTAACGGATTATCGTACCCTGCCTATTATCAGGAAAAGAAAGAATCAATATTACATTCAAACCTGGCATAGCTCGTTACGTCTTAAACAGATTGAAAAAGACGCTATTGACCATTTAACCACACACTACGTGAAGATGGCAAAAAAAGATTCGAGTAAGTGTGACCTCCTCTTGTCGGGATGTCAGGAAAGCACGACTATCTTTCGCCGGTCTTTTTGGTATCAGGGCCCTATTTTTGAGAAAGGGACACCGCGAAATGATGTTTTTTTTCAAAAGGACATTAAGAAGAGTGAATGGATCAAGGCAAAGCTTCAAATCCCTAAAAGTCATAGAGTTGTCACCTATGCTCCAACCTTTAGAACAAATGGAGGATTAGATCTTTACCGATTGGATTTTAACGCCATTAGGAAAAAATTAGAGGCAGAATACGGAGGGGATTGGACATTTTTAGTAAGGCTTCATCCCCATTTACTCTCGCAGTCTCAAGCTTTTTTTATGGGCCAAAAAGTCTTAGATGTCACCCATTACGATGACCCGCAAGACATTCTTTATGTAACAGACTTATTGATTACTGATTATTCATCACTTATGTTTGATTTTGCTCTAACTAAGCGTCCATGTTTCCTGTATCTTCCAGATCTTGAAACGTATATGAGAAATGAGAGAGAGCTTTATTTTTCAATCGATGAGCTTCCTTTTTTAAAAGCTTTTAGTCAAGAGGAGTTAATGGAGCAAATTGGGCAGTTTAAACGAGTTGCCTACTTAAAAAGGATCAACCAATTTTTAGAAAAGGTCGGCTCCTATGAAACCGGTCATGCGAGTGAGGCTTTGGTGTTACACATTCAAAACATTTGCTTTGGAGAACGCGCAACTAGATCCTCAAGTTAA
- a CDS encoding glycosyltransferase, giving the protein MTDKISIIVPIYKVEAYLKRCVQSVIQQTYRNLEIILVDDGSPDRCGVWIEAFAKEDSRIRPLHKENGGLSDARNVGMQAATGDYMFFLDSDDWIAPTAIETLMNQLHRFQADVVQSNFYYAYQDYLLLDDRYYGEVSPVILDNPELMRELVKNEKVKNFAWGKLYKTELIKELPFRKGVLFEDVFWAHQVMHRVHRYVILNQPLYYYFQRNDSIVAHYTSRNLDMLRGLKERHWFISMNYKDLVNESLKTLLKQTLIHYHQLLFSLEKVESRVNRRRLREDFRWIAKNVHLNKQEDWDLTQQMNLFLIHPYLQLTFLFLRKIARRAGILPKERGLKRIVINK; this is encoded by the coding sequence ATGACCGATAAAATTAGTATAATTGTTCCCATTTATAAGGTAGAAGCCTATTTAAAACGCTGTGTTCAGAGTGTGATTCAACAAACGTACAGGAACTTAGAAATTATCTTAGTGGATGATGGTTCTCCTGACCGATGCGGAGTATGGATCGAGGCATTTGCCAAAGAGGATTCTCGTATTAGGCCACTACACAAAGAAAATGGTGGATTATCTGATGCACGAAACGTTGGCATGCAAGCAGCAACGGGAGATTACATGTTCTTTCTTGACAGTGATGATTGGATCGCACCAACTGCCATTGAAACATTAATGAACCAGTTGCATCGGTTTCAAGCGGATGTGGTTCAATCCAATTTTTATTATGCGTACCAAGATTATCTTCTCTTGGATGATCGCTATTATGGAGAAGTTTCTCCAGTAATATTAGATAATCCTGAACTGATGAGAGAGCTTGTTAAGAATGAGAAAGTCAAAAACTTTGCTTGGGGGAAGTTGTATAAAACGGAACTGATTAAAGAACTGCCATTTAGAAAAGGTGTCTTATTTGAAGATGTTTTTTGGGCCCATCAGGTAATGCATCGCGTTCATAGATACGTCATCTTGAATCAACCGTTGTATTACTATTTTCAGAGAAATGATAGTATTGTTGCTCATTATACGAGTCGAAATTTAGATATGCTGCGAGGATTAAAGGAGCGCCACTGGTTTATTTCGATGAACTATAAGGACTTGGTTAATGAGTCTCTTAAGACTTTATTAAAACAGACGCTCATTCATTATCACCAACTCCTCTTTAGTCTAGAAAAGGTTGAGAGCAGAGTGAATCGGAGACGGTTAAGAGAAGATTTCAGATGGATCGCAAAGAATGTTCATTTAAACAAACAGGAAGATTGGGATTTAACCCAACAAATGAACCTGTTCCTTATTCACCCCTATTTGCAATTAACTTTTTTATTTTTAAGAAAAATAGCCAGGAGAGCGGGGATACTTCCCAAAGAGAGGGGATTAAAAAGAATAGTCATTAATAAATGA
- a CDS encoding helix-turn-helix domain-containing protein, protein MIGKNITKFRTAKGLTLSELAERAKISKSYLSNIERGINKNPSINILEKTAAVLDVDLNLLLSDTQLDSEVLDQEVLGIANELKDMGIEKGTIQEYKALIEFIKWKNEDRENK, encoded by the coding sequence ATGATTGGAAAAAATATTACTAAATTTAGAACTGCTAAAGGACTAACATTATCAGAGCTGGCTGAACGAGCAAAGATATCCAAATCGTACTTAAGCAATATTGAACGAGGTATTAACAAGAACCCTTCTATAAACATATTAGAAAAAACGGCTGCGGTATTAGATGTTGATCTAAATCTCTTACTGTCAGACACTCAATTAGATTCAGAGGTTCTTGATCAAGAAGTATTAGGCATCGCAAATGAATTAAAAGATATGGGAATTGAAAAAGGAACGATTCAGGAATATAAAGCGTTGATTGAGTTTATTAAATGGAAAAATGAGGACAGAGAGAATAAGTAG